A DNA window from Chthonomonas sp. contains the following coding sequences:
- a CDS encoding GTP cyclohydrolase I FolE2, producing METTSTLPDMQNSADERNIAIDKVGVRNVMYPISVLDRAAGTQRSVGNFQLTVDLPKEFKGTHMSRFLLVLNEYSHEISVKAIPAMLQTLRERLNAASAHMEVSFPFFMEKKAPVTGQAGMMQYNCGFRATQNGSTDFEMVLEVPVTTLCPCSKEIAEYGAHNQRGYVRVVVGTHDHVWLEEIIEMIEEAGSAPLYPVLKRPDEKFVTEQAYDNPRFVEDMVREVALRFDADARISKYSIEVENHESIHAHNAYAFIERTKA from the coding sequence ATGGAAACGACTTCGACGCTGCCCGACATGCAGAACTCCGCCGACGAGCGGAACATCGCCATCGACAAAGTTGGCGTGCGCAACGTGATGTATCCCATTTCGGTGCTCGATCGAGCCGCCGGAACCCAACGAAGCGTTGGCAATTTCCAGCTGACGGTGGACCTACCCAAGGAGTTTAAAGGCACCCACATGAGCCGCTTTCTGCTGGTGCTCAACGAGTACTCGCACGAGATTTCCGTGAAGGCGATTCCGGCGATGCTGCAAACTCTGCGCGAGCGGCTGAACGCCGCCTCGGCCCACATGGAAGTTTCCTTCCCGTTCTTTATGGAAAAGAAGGCGCCAGTGACGGGTCAGGCCGGCATGATGCAGTACAACTGCGGCTTCCGCGCCACGCAAAACGGCTCAACCGATTTCGAGATGGTGCTGGAAGTTCCGGTCACCACGCTCTGCCCGTGCAGCAAGGAGATCGCCGAGTATGGCGCGCACAACCAGCGCGGCTACGTTCGAGTGGTGGTCGGCACTCACGACCACGTTTGGCTGGAAGAGATTATCGAAATGATTGAGGAAGCCGGGTCGGCCCCACTGTATCCGGTGCTGAAGCGGCCGGACGAGAAGTTTGTGACCGAGCAAGCCTACGACAACCCCCGATTTGTAGAAGACATGGTCCGGGAAGTTGCACTTAGGTTTGATGCCGATGCGCGGATTTCGAAGTACTCCATCGAGGTGGAGAACCACGAATCGATCCACGCCCACAACGCCTACGCGTTTATCGAGCGGACCAAGGCTTAA